From the Clostridium sp. Marseille-P299 genome, one window contains:
- a CDS encoding phosphoglycerate dehydrogenase: MAKYKCLNPIAEVGLKLFNDTYEKVDDIEAADAILVRSAAMHEMEFSKNLKAIARAGAGVNNIPLDKCAEEGIVVFNTPGANANGVKELVIAGMLLASRDIVGGINWVQTAKDNPDVAKLVEKEKAKFAGKEIEGKKLGVIGLGAIGVLVANAAKRLGMEVYGCDPYISVEHAWNLSRDIKYVKTREEIFEECDFITVHVPLLDETKKMINKDTIATMKDGVVILNFARDLLVDDDAMEEALKSGKIAKYVTDFPNAKTAGMEGVIAIPHLGASTEESEDNCAKMAVKQIADYLENGNIKNSVNYPSLDAGVCHCTSRITINHKNIPNMLSQFTSVFSSCNMNIENMVNKSKGEYAYTVLDVSEVVDNTMIEKLEAIKGVLKVRVIA, translated from the coding sequence ATGGCTAAATATAAATGTTTAAATCCAATTGCTGAAGTAGGTCTTAAATTATTTAATGATACATATGAAAAGGTGGATGATATAGAAGCCGCTGATGCAATTCTTGTACGTAGTGCTGCGATGCATGAAATGGAGTTTTCTAAAAATTTAAAAGCAATTGCAAGAGCAGGTGCGGGTGTAAATAATATTCCCCTTGATAAATGTGCAGAAGAAGGAATCGTTGTATTTAATACTCCAGGGGCAAATGCAAATGGTGTAAAAGAATTAGTAATTGCAGGTATGTTATTAGCATCAAGAGATATTGTTGGCGGTATCAATTGGGTACAAACTGCAAAAGATAATCCAGATGTAGCAAAGCTTGTTGAAAAAGAAAAGGCTAAGTTTGCAGGAAAAGAAATCGAAGGTAAAAAGCTAGGAGTTATTGGACTTGGTGCAATTGGTGTATTAGTTGCTAATGCTGCAAAACGTCTTGGTATGGAAGTATACGGATGTGACCCTTATATTTCTGTAGAACATGCATGGAATCTTTCTAGAGATATTAAATATGTAAAGACAAGAGAAGAAATATTTGAAGAATGTGATTTTATTACTGTTCATGTTCCATTATTAGATGAAACGAAAAAGATGATCAACAAAGACACAATCGCTACTATGAAAGACGGTGTAGTAATTCTTAACTTTGCAAGAGATTTATTGGTAGATGATGATGCTATGGAAGAAGCATTAAAGAGTGGAAAGATTGCAAAATATGTAACTGACTTCCCTAATGCTAAAACTGCAGGAATGGAAGGGGTTATTGCAATCCCTCATCTTGGAGCATCTACAGAAGAATCTGAAGATAATTGTGCTAAGATGGCAGTAAAACAAATAGCAGATTATTTAGAAAATGGTAATATTAAAAATTCTGTTAACTATCCATCTTTGGATGCTGGAGTATGTCATTGTACTTCTCGTATTACGATTAATCACAAAAACATACCAAATATGTTATCTCAATTTACTAGCGTTTTCTCCTCTTGCAACATGAATATTGAAAACATGGTTAATAAAAGCAAAGGCGAATATGCATACACTGTAC